The Chryseobacterium sp. 52 genome includes a region encoding these proteins:
- a CDS encoding low molecular weight phosphatase family protein, which yields MYPKLIKYIEEILLQDISNERKNLLQPLIDFIELKKRNRESVDINFICTHNSRRSHLAQIWAQTASAYFKVSDVHCYSGGTETTALFPKVTETLIEAGFHIWTLSESENPVYAVKYSENSLPVIGFSKKYDDVFNPNTGFAAVMTCSHADGGCPFIAGAEKRIPITFEDPKISDETPGQTEIYNERSLQIAAEMLYVFSRINN from the coding sequence ATGTATCCAAAATTGATAAAATATATAGAAGAAATTCTTTTGCAGGACATTAGTAACGAAAGAAAAAATCTACTGCAGCCATTAATAGATTTTATAGAACTTAAAAAAAGAAATAGGGAATCGGTAGATATTAATTTTATCTGTACCCACAATTCCCGGAGAAGCCATCTTGCTCAAATTTGGGCACAAACGGCATCTGCCTATTTTAAGGTTTCTGATGTACACTGCTATTCCGGAGGCACAGAAACCACAGCTTTATTTCCTAAAGTTACCGAAACATTAATAGAAGCCGGTTTTCATATTTGGACATTAAGTGAAAGTGAAAATCCAGTATATGCGGTAAAATATTCTGAAAATTCTCTGCCTGTCATTGGATTTTCTAAAAAGTATGACGATGTTTTTAATCCAAATACCGGTTTTGCCGCAGTGATGACCTGTTCCCACGCAGATGGAGGCTGTCCGTTCATTGCAGGGGCAGAGAAACGTATTCCCATTACATTTGAAGATCCTAAAATTTCAGATGAAACCCCTGGACAAACAGAAATATACAATGAAAGAAGTCTGCAGATCGCTGCCGAAATGTTGTATGTTTTTTCAAGAATAAATAATTAA
- a CDS encoding DUF6428 family protein, protein MKLSEIKTILPTLENVEFQLENGKYVPEHFHVTEIGMVTKNFIDCGGVIRKEEKVNFQLWNADDYEHRLKPEKLLHIIQLSEEKLGIKDFEIEVEYQDSTIGKYNLEYNGQTFVLKNKLTACLATEACGIPQEKQKINLSELKTDQNACCTTDSGSC, encoded by the coding sequence ATGAAATTATCAGAAATTAAAACCATTTTACCCACCCTGGAAAATGTAGAATTCCAGTTGGAAAACGGAAAATATGTACCGGAACATTTCCACGTAACGGAAATAGGGATGGTGACTAAAAACTTCATCGATTGTGGCGGAGTGATCAGAAAAGAAGAAAAGGTAAACTTCCAGCTTTGGAATGCAGATGATTATGAACACCGCCTTAAGCCAGAGAAATTGCTGCATATTATTCAGCTGTCGGAAGAAAAGCTAGGGATTAAAGATTTTGAAATTGAAGTAGAATATCAGGACAGCACCATTGGGAAATATAACCTGGAATATAATGGTCAAACCTTTGTCCTGAAAAACAAGCTCACAGCCTGTTTAGCTACAGAGGCTTGTGGAATTCCTCAGGAAAAGCAAAAGATTAACCTGAGTGAGTTGAAAACTGATCAGAATGCTTGTTGTACAACAGATTCGGGTTCTTGTTAA
- a CDS encoding ArsR/SmtB family transcription factor, with protein MGATKTDFFTEQQNKIAVIAKALGHPARVAIIEYLLKVNECICGDIVNELPLAQPTVSQHLKELKNAGLIKGNIEGNSVCYCIDEKAFEVLNAFFSNIISTVKKQNCC; from the coding sequence ATGGGAGCAACAAAAACAGACTTCTTTACAGAGCAGCAGAATAAAATAGCAGTCATTGCAAAAGCTTTGGGTCATCCGGCAAGAGTTGCTATCATTGAGTATTTGCTTAAAGTAAATGAATGCATTTGTGGAGACATTGTTAATGAACTTCCTCTTGCGCAACCCACCGTATCTCAACATCTGAAAGAATTAAAGAATGCAGGTCTTATCAAAGGAAATATTGAAGGCAATTCTGTATGCTATTGTATTGATGAAAAGGCTTTCGAAGTTTTGAATGCTTTCTTTTCAAATATTATTTCTACCGTTAAAAAGCAGAACTGCTGCTAA
- a CDS encoding NAD(P)/FAD-dependent oxidoreductase, whose translation MENKNFDIIIIGGSYAGLSAAMALGRSVRNTLIIDSGKPCNRQTPHSHNFITHDGKTPQEISTLARDQVAAYDTVKFHDGLVLKLRKNDDGFETETSSGEKFYAKKLILASGVKDRMPDIPGFAECWGISVLHCPYCHGYEVKNEVTGILSDGDMAYDFSKIVYNLTKDLFVFTNGPSVLSKEQKNKLAEKNINLVEDEVEKIEHQNGNIRKIIFKTGKEISLKALYAKIPFEQNINAFEDLGCELTEQGFIKVDFMQKTNIPGVFACGDNVTMMRSVANAVAQGNFTGAVVNKELSEEEF comes from the coding sequence ATGGAAAACAAAAATTTTGACATCATCATCATAGGAGGGAGCTATGCCGGATTATCAGCGGCTATGGCTTTAGGAAGATCAGTAAGAAATACACTCATTATTGATAGTGGGAAGCCATGTAACAGACAGACCCCCCATTCTCATAATTTTATTACCCATGACGGGAAAACCCCGCAGGAAATTTCCACTCTTGCCAGGGATCAGGTCGCAGCATATGATACCGTGAAATTTCATGATGGGTTAGTACTGAAATTAAGAAAAAATGATGACGGATTTGAAACAGAAACTTCTTCTGGTGAAAAGTTTTATGCTAAAAAGCTGATTCTGGCGTCAGGAGTGAAAGACAGAATGCCGGATATTCCTGGATTTGCAGAATGCTGGGGGATTTCAGTCTTGCATTGTCCCTATTGCCATGGCTATGAAGTGAAAAATGAAGTCACCGGAATACTTTCGGATGGAGATATGGCGTATGATTTTTCAAAAATCGTATATAACCTTACAAAAGACCTCTTTGTATTTACCAATGGACCATCGGTTCTTTCTAAAGAACAGAAAAATAAACTGGCTGAGAAGAATATAAATCTTGTAGAAGATGAAGTTGAAAAAATTGAACATCAAAACGGCAACATCAGGAAAATTATTTTCAAAACAGGAAAAGAGATTTCTCTGAAAGCATTATACGCTAAAATACCTTTTGAGCAGAATATCAATGCTTTCGAAGATCTTGGTTGTGAACTTACGGAACAGGGGTTTATCAAAGTGGATTTTATGCAGAAAACAAATATTCCCGGTGTTTTTGCCTGCGGAGATAATGTGACCATGATGAGATCTGTTGCCAATGCCGTTGCTCAGGGAAATTTTACCGGAGCTGTTGTCAATAAGGAACTTTCAGAAGAAGAGTTTTAA
- the bla gene encoding subclass B1 metallo-beta-lactamase has product MNPLSKILFLSSALFFLSCSPQKTTAEPKVVYKTDNLSVIQLSDDIYQHISYLNTESFGRVPCNGMIVKDGNETVILDTPTDDKSSEELISWIKSSLHAKVNAVVATHFHNDCLGGLKEFDKNNIPSYASNKTIELAKEAKANVAGHGFNDTLTLNAGKHKILIKYFGEGHTKDNVVAYVPDQKAMFGGCLIKEIDATKGYLGDANVQAWSGTVEKVKAQYPDVKTVIPGHGDVGGKELLDYTIKLFRSN; this is encoded by the coding sequence ATGAACCCACTATCCAAAATTTTATTTTTATCCTCAGCATTGTTTTTCTTAAGCTGCAGTCCACAGAAAACGACGGCAGAACCCAAAGTTGTTTATAAAACCGATAACCTGTCTGTTATCCAATTGTCTGACGATATCTATCAGCATATTTCATATTTGAATACAGAATCTTTCGGTAGAGTGCCCTGCAACGGAATGATTGTGAAAGACGGAAATGAAACCGTTATTCTGGATACTCCAACAGACGATAAAAGTTCCGAAGAATTAATTTCATGGATTAAAAGTAGCCTCCATGCAAAAGTCAATGCGGTAGTAGCCACTCATTTCCATAATGACTGTCTGGGCGGTCTTAAAGAATTTGATAAAAATAATATTCCATCTTATGCCAGTAATAAAACCATTGAACTGGCGAAAGAAGCAAAAGCAAATGTTGCAGGCCATGGATTTAATGATACCCTAACTCTGAATGCCGGAAAACATAAAATTTTAATAAAATACTTTGGAGAAGGACATACAAAAGACAACGTAGTAGCTTATGTTCCGGATCAGAAAGCAATGTTCGGAGGTTGTCTGATCAAAGAAATAGATGCTACAAAAGGATATCTGGGAGATGCCAATGTTCAGGCCTGGTCAGGAACCGTTGAAAAAGTAAAAGCTCAGTATCCTGATGTCAAAACGGTTATTCCGGGACATGGAGACGTTGGTGGGAAAGAACTCCTGGACTATACCATCAAACTGTTCAGAAGCAACTGA
- a CDS encoding glycosyltransferase family 39 protein yields MKKNYLILFFFIITKFILQYSLISPEYELHRDEYLHLDQGNHLAWGYLSVPPVNSWFAWIIKTVGGSVFWVKFFPALFGALTIAAVWKIIEELQGNLYAKILASTGILLSVLLRLNMLFQPTSLEVLLWTLMYYVLIRYLNSEKVKWLYIAAVIFGTGFLNKYNIVFSVLGIIPAILLTKQRKIFLQPHLYGAGLLALLIILPNLLWQYHYDFPVVHHMKELAERQLVHVDRIDFFKSQILFFIGSILVIGAGFYALLFYKPFEKFRFFFWMYFITIGLFLFFRAKDYYAIGLYPVFIAFGSVFLASVFEKGWKKIFQPICIFIPVLLFLPLYNVAFPNKSPEYIINHPEKYKKMGLLRWEDGKDHSLPQDFADMQGWKELAQKVDKQYSLLSASGNTLVLCDNYGQAGAINYYSKKGIQAVSFNADYINWFDLNKKYHHLIRVKEFSKDEDELKETGPYFKNAKAADSINNKFAREKGTVIFSFEGAKIDINARIRNEVDQVKQGY; encoded by the coding sequence ATGAAGAAAAACTACCTTATCCTCTTTTTCTTTATCATTACAAAATTCATCCTGCAGTATTCTCTGATCAGTCCGGAATATGAACTCCACAGGGATGAATACCTGCACCTTGATCAGGGCAATCATCTGGCATGGGGATATCTTTCCGTTCCACCTGTGAATTCATGGTTTGCCTGGATCATTAAAACAGTAGGAGGATCTGTATTTTGGGTTAAATTTTTTCCGGCACTCTTCGGAGCATTGACGATAGCTGCGGTATGGAAAATAATCGAAGAACTTCAGGGAAATTTATATGCCAAAATTCTCGCTTCCACAGGTATTTTACTCTCAGTATTGCTCCGTCTCAATATGCTTTTTCAACCCACTTCTCTGGAAGTGCTCTTATGGACACTGATGTATTATGTACTGATCAGATATCTTAATTCCGAAAAAGTAAAATGGCTCTACATAGCAGCGGTGATCTTCGGAACAGGCTTTCTGAATAAATATAATATTGTCTTTTCCGTGTTAGGGATTATTCCCGCTATTCTGTTAACAAAGCAAAGGAAAATTTTTCTTCAGCCTCATCTCTACGGTGCCGGATTATTGGCATTACTTATTATATTACCCAATCTCTTATGGCAATACCATTATGATTTTCCGGTTGTCCATCATATGAAAGAACTTGCAGAACGGCAACTGGTACATGTGGACCGGATAGACTTTTTTAAATCTCAAATTCTGTTCTTTATAGGGTCAATCTTGGTCATCGGGGCAGGATTCTATGCTTTACTTTTTTATAAGCCATTTGAAAAGTTCAGATTTTTCTTTTGGATGTATTTCATCACAATAGGGCTGTTTTTATTTTTCAGGGCAAAAGATTATTATGCTATTGGGCTTTATCCCGTTTTTATTGCATTTGGATCTGTTTTTCTGGCATCTGTTTTTGAAAAAGGCTGGAAGAAGATCTTTCAGCCAATCTGTATTTTCATTCCTGTCCTCCTGTTTTTACCATTATATAATGTTGCTTTTCCCAATAAAAGTCCGGAATACATTATTAACCACCCAGAAAAATACAAAAAAATGGGTCTGCTCCGCTGGGAAGATGGCAAGGATCATTCGCTGCCACAGGATTTCGCAGATATGCAGGGCTGGAAAGAGCTTGCTCAAAAAGTAGACAAACAGTATTCCCTTTTATCAGCATCAGGCAATACATTAGTACTTTGTGACAATTATGGACAGGCAGGAGCCATTAATTATTATTCAAAGAAAGGAATACAAGCAGTTTCCTTTAATGCAGATTACATCAATTGGTTTGATCTTAATAAAAAGTATCATCACCTTATTCGGGTTAAAGAATTTTCCAAAGACGAAGATGAATTGAAAGAGACAGGACCTTATTTTAAAAACGCTAAAGCGGCAGATTCCATTAACAATAAGTTTGCCAGAGAAAAAGGAACTGTGATTTTCAGTTTTGAAGGAGCAAAAATTGATATTAATGCAAGAATCAGGAATGAAGTTGATCAGGTGAAGCAAGGATATTAA
- a CDS encoding efflux RND transporter periplasmic adaptor subunit — protein sequence MKKKFTWKKAIYIVLGLLFAVALFSGIGYLVKSNSKESEAFLTRKPSYQNMEDKVMATGKIVPKEEIEIKPNIAGIIDKILVDEGDKVTAGQLIATVRIIPNIADVNNAQQEVVNSQLQISNARMNVDNMQKQYSMQENLYKQGVISKQDYLNSQQQLYSQQQTLKNANQQLATAQKRLQIVKTGATPELQGLATTQIRSKASGTVLEVPVKVGSQVIEANSFNAGTTICSIADLNSLIFQGEIDEAQAGKLKQGMDMKIVIGALQNKTFPGKLTMIAPKGKDNLGTIKFPVEGDVTNPNNEYIRAGFSANGEIVLKSEKNALLLDESLVQYEKKNGKDTPFVEVKQPDGKFKKVYVKLGASDGINVQILSGITKDSEVKVWNPSDKDKEELKEKKK from the coding sequence ATGAAAAAGAAATTCACTTGGAAAAAAGCCATTTATATTGTACTAGGGCTTTTATTTGCAGTGGCATTGTTCTCCGGGATCGGGTATCTCGTGAAATCAAATTCTAAAGAGAGTGAAGCTTTCCTGACCAGAAAACCATCTTACCAGAACATGGAAGACAAGGTAATGGCAACAGGAAAAATCGTTCCTAAAGAAGAAATTGAAATCAAGCCGAACATTGCGGGAATCATTGATAAAATTTTAGTAGATGAAGGAGATAAAGTGACAGCAGGACAGCTGATTGCTACCGTGAGAATCATCCCTAATATTGCTGACGTAAACAATGCGCAGCAGGAAGTAGTGAACTCACAGCTGCAGATAAGCAATGCCAGAATGAATGTTGATAATATGCAGAAGCAGTATTCTATGCAGGAAAATCTCTATAAGCAAGGGGTAATTTCCAAGCAGGATTATTTAAACTCACAACAACAGCTGTATTCACAACAGCAGACCCTTAAAAATGCCAATCAGCAGCTAGCTACGGCTCAAAAAAGATTACAGATTGTAAAAACCGGTGCTACTCCTGAACTTCAGGGCTTAGCGACAACACAGATCCGTTCCAAAGCATCAGGAACCGTTCTTGAAGTTCCTGTGAAAGTAGGAAGCCAGGTAATTGAAGCGAACTCATTCAACGCGGGGACAACAATCTGTTCCATTGCAGACCTTAATTCTTTAATCTTCCAGGGAGAAATAGATGAAGCACAGGCCGGAAAATTAAAGCAGGGAATGGATATGAAGATTGTAATCGGTGCCCTTCAGAACAAAACGTTCCCGGGAAAACTGACCATGATTGCGCCTAAAGGAAAAGATAATTTAGGAACCATCAAATTCCCGGTAGAAGGAGATGTAACCAATCCTAACAACGAATACATCAGAGCAGGATTCTCTGCCAACGGGGAAATTGTACTGAAATCTGAGAAAAATGCTTTGCTATTGGATGAATCATTGGTTCAGTATGAAAAGAAGAACGGTAAAGACACCCCTTTTGTAGAAGTGAAGCAACCGGATGGGAAGTTCAAGAAAGTATATGTGAAATTAGGAGCCAGCGACGGAATCAATGTACAGATCCTTTCAGGAATTACCAAAGACTCTGAAGTGAAAGTATGGAACCCTTCCGATAAAGACAAAGAAGAGCTTAAAGAGAAGAAAAAATAG
- a CDS encoding ABC transporter permease — MNILFKKDTWQEIYYSLRNNKLRTFLTMIGVGWGMFLYVSLLGAAKGMENGFDKLFSGFATNSIFLWAQKTSIPYDGFPKGRDVHLNLSDMDMLKRKVNAIDYISPQNARGSFTGTPGESMSRNGKNGTYSLTGDYSVGNKISEKKLIFGRYINDADVMGNKNVVVIGEEIYKNFFDAKKKENPVGKQVNIKGIFFNVIGVFRVKKGGGFENDQTAFIPLSTYTKMYNAGDQIDMFAIVSKPNANVNGVEEDVKQVLKTKNKVSPEDTNAFGSFNLGKEFKKLTGFLTGMQLLTIIVGTLTILAGVIAISNILLITVKERTKEIGIRRALGAKPAEVRNQILLESVVITLSSGILGFMCGIFVLIILNAVTQNQDEFPFYNPTVNYGNVFGAMAVMVILGLIIGMIPAQRAVKIRPIEALRSE, encoded by the coding sequence GTGAATATTTTATTTAAAAAAGATACTTGGCAGGAAATTTATTATTCACTGAGGAATAATAAACTTCGAACGTTCCTTACCATGATTGGTGTAGGCTGGGGAATGTTTTTGTACGTAAGTCTTCTTGGAGCAGCAAAAGGAATGGAGAATGGTTTTGATAAACTGTTTTCCGGATTTGCGACCAATTCCATTTTTCTTTGGGCTCAGAAAACGTCTATTCCATATGATGGATTTCCCAAAGGAAGAGACGTTCACCTTAACTTATCCGATATGGATATGCTGAAAAGAAAAGTGAACGCTATAGATTATATCTCACCGCAAAATGCAAGAGGCAGCTTTACCGGAACACCCGGTGAATCGATGTCAAGAAACGGTAAAAACGGAACATATTCTCTTACGGGAGATTATTCGGTGGGAAATAAAATTTCTGAAAAGAAACTTATTTTCGGACGTTACATCAATGATGCCGATGTGATGGGAAATAAAAACGTGGTGGTGATTGGAGAAGAGATCTATAAAAACTTCTTTGATGCCAAGAAAAAAGAAAACCCGGTTGGGAAACAGGTCAATATAAAAGGAATATTTTTTAATGTGATTGGTGTTTTCAGAGTAAAAAAAGGAGGAGGTTTTGAAAACGACCAGACGGCTTTTATTCCGCTTTCCACCTATACCAAAATGTATAACGCCGGAGACCAGATTGATATGTTTGCGATTGTAAGTAAGCCCAATGCCAACGTGAATGGAGTAGAAGAAGATGTAAAGCAGGTGCTGAAAACTAAAAATAAAGTATCTCCCGAAGATACCAATGCCTTTGGAAGTTTCAACTTAGGAAAAGAATTTAAAAAGCTCACAGGATTCCTTACCGGAATGCAGCTTCTAACCATCATCGTAGGAACACTGACTATTCTTGCGGGAGTAATTGCCATCTCGAATATCCTTTTGATCACCGTAAAAGAAAGAACAAAAGAAATCGGGATCAGGAGAGCTTTGGGGGCCAAACCTGCTGAAGTAAGAAACCAGATTCTGCTGGAAAGTGTTGTGATTACACTGTCCTCGGGGATTCTCGGATTCATGTGCGGGATTTTTGTTCTGATCATTTTAAATGCAGTGACCCAGAACCAGGATGAATTTCCGTTCTACAATCCAACCGTGAATTACGGGAACGTATTCGGAGCTATGGCGGTAATGGTTATTCTCGGCCTTATTATCGGGATGATCCCGGCGCAACGTGCAGTAAAGATCAGACCTATCGAAGCTTTGAGGTCAGAATAA
- a CDS encoding ABC transporter permease yields MFDLDRWQEIFSSIRSNVLRTVLSGFTVALGLFIFVVLFGIGKGLQNAFTEGFARDAQNLITIYTGKTTMAYKGLQSNRTVTMNNDDYNFLINEDKEKVGDASPRYSTSLMVKYGKESGTYQVNGAEPGEKVIENRKMLDGRYLTSMDLARKQNVAVIGRMVQRDLIKNGSPVGKDLNINGTMFKVVGVFSDDGGDWDERHIAVPITTLQQMKKGSDTVSTVYIAYNEKLTPEQAIKYGDELRDRLKSRKNVAPDDENGVRVWNNAKNMNETFQFMAVLTIIVGFIGLGTLLAGIIGISNIMVYIVKERTKEIGVRKAIGAKPKSIVALIVQESVVITVVSGIIGVGIGVLALSLIGDSLEEYFIKSPSVGWVTIFMAFIALVFSGLIAGFVPAYRASRIKPIEALRTE; encoded by the coding sequence ATGTTTGACCTAGATCGTTGGCAGGAAATATTCAGTTCTATTCGCAGTAATGTATTGCGGACAGTGCTTTCGGGGTTTACAGTGGCTTTGGGACTGTTTATTTTTGTGGTTCTTTTCGGAATAGGAAAAGGCTTGCAGAATGCTTTTACTGAAGGTTTTGCAAGAGATGCCCAAAATCTTATCACGATCTATACGGGTAAAACCACGATGGCTTATAAAGGGCTTCAGTCCAACAGAACAGTCACGATGAATAATGATGACTACAATTTCCTGATCAATGAAGATAAAGAAAAAGTTGGTGATGCCAGTCCAAGATACAGCACAAGCTTAATGGTGAAATACGGGAAGGAAAGCGGTACTTATCAGGTAAATGGCGCAGAACCCGGAGAAAAGGTTATTGAGAACAGGAAGATGCTGGATGGGCGTTATCTGACATCTATGGACCTTGCCAGAAAGCAAAATGTAGCCGTGATCGGAAGGATGGTTCAGCGTGACCTGATCAAGAATGGAAGTCCGGTAGGAAAAGACCTGAACATCAACGGAACCATGTTCAAAGTAGTAGGTGTATTTTCGGATGATGGAGGAGACTGGGATGAAAGGCATATTGCCGTTCCTATTACCACGCTTCAGCAAATGAAAAAAGGCTCAGATACAGTATCTACAGTATATATTGCTTATAATGAAAAACTTACCCCTGAACAAGCTATTAAATATGGTGATGAACTCAGAGACAGATTAAAATCAAGAAAGAATGTGGCCCCTGACGATGAAAACGGAGTCCGTGTCTGGAATAATGCCAAAAATATGAACGAAACCTTCCAGTTTATGGCGGTATTAACGATCATTGTAGGCTTTATTGGATTGGGAACGCTGTTGGCTGGGATCATCGGGATCAGTAATATCATGGTCTATATCGTAAAAGAAAGAACCAAAGAAATTGGTGTCCGAAAAGCCATTGGTGCCAAACCAAAAAGTATTGTAGCATTGATTGTACAGGAAAGTGTCGTGATAACGGTAGTTTCAGGTATTATTGGAGTTGGAATAGGAGTGCTGGCCCTTAGTTTAATAGGAGACAGTCTTGAAGAATATTTCATCAAAAGCCCGAGTGTAGGCTGGGTGACCATCTTTATGGCATTTATTGCTTTGGTATTTTCCGGGCTTATTGCAGGATTTGTTCCGGCGTACAGAGCATCGAGAATCAAACCGATAGAGGCATTAAGAACAGAATAA
- a CDS encoding ABC transporter ATP-binding protein: MLVIQDLHKSYDTGKSKLHVLKGINLNISEGEFVSIMGSSGSGKSTLLNIIGILDEKDSGTYELDGVPIEHLSEVKAAEYRSKFLGFIFQSFNLISYKTALENVALPLYYQNVPRKERNQKAMEYLEKVGLAQWAGHLPNELSGGQKQRVAIARALITDPKVVLADEPTGALDSKTTHDIMKLLQDINNEGRTIIVVTHEPDVAAQTKRNVILKDGIIESDEFIKQVVL, translated from the coding sequence ATGTTAGTAATTCAGGATTTACATAAGTCATACGATACAGGGAAAAGCAAGCTGCACGTTCTAAAGGGAATTAATCTTAATATTTCCGAAGGCGAGTTTGTTTCTATTATGGGAAGTTCCGGTTCCGGAAAGTCTACGCTTCTTAATATCATCGGGATTCTGGATGAAAAAGATTCAGGGACTTATGAACTGGATGGCGTTCCTATTGAACATCTATCTGAAGTGAAAGCTGCAGAATACAGAAGTAAGTTTTTAGGCTTTATATTTCAGTCTTTCAACCTGATCAGCTATAAAACAGCTCTGGAAAATGTAGCGCTTCCTTTATACTATCAGAATGTTCCCCGAAAAGAGCGTAATCAGAAAGCCATGGAATACCTGGAGAAAGTAGGTCTTGCACAATGGGCAGGTCACCTTCCCAACGAACTTTCAGGAGGACAGAAACAGAGAGTAGCGATTGCAAGAGCTCTGATCACAGATCCCAAAGTCGTTCTGGCAGATGAGCCAACCGGAGCACTGGATTCAAAAACTACACATGATATTATGAAGCTTCTTCAGGATATCAATAATGAAGGAAGAACCATCATCGTTGTAACCCATGAACCCGACGTAGCGGCACAGACCAAAAGAAACGTAATACTGAAAGACGGAATCATTGAAAGTGATGAGTTCATCAAGCAGGTTGTTTTGTAA
- a CDS encoding ribonucleotide-diphosphate reductase subunit beta produces the protein MGIFDKRVSYKPFEYPEVLQFVEAINKSFWVHSEVDFTADVQDFHSQLEPHEKHAVKNALLAIAQIEVSVKTFWGNLYNHMPKPELNGLGATFAECEFRHSEAYSRLVEVLGYSEEFSNVIEIPAVKKRIDFLSNVLKHANSTTPKEYVSSLLLFSILIENVSLFSQFAIILSFTRFKGYMKNVSNIIAWTSIDEQIHANAGIYLINKIREEQPELLTDSDIEDIYTLVDQSIELEGEILDWIFELGELSVFSKEDLLNFMKYRVDDSLKKIDMETRYNVSPEQYRPMKWFEEEVFANSMDDFFAKRPVDYTKHDKSITANDLF, from the coding sequence ATGGGAATTTTCGATAAAAGAGTAAGTTACAAGCCATTTGAATACCCTGAGGTTCTTCAGTTTGTAGAAGCGATCAACAAATCGTTCTGGGTGCATTCGGAAGTGGATTTTACTGCAGATGTTCAGGATTTTCATTCGCAGTTAGAGCCACACGAAAAACACGCTGTGAAAAATGCATTGCTAGCTATTGCACAGATCGAGGTGTCTGTAAAGACATTCTGGGGAAACCTATATAACCATATGCCAAAACCTGAGCTGAATGGTCTGGGAGCTACTTTTGCAGAATGTGAATTTCGTCATTCTGAAGCATATTCCCGCCTGGTAGAAGTATTAGGATATAGCGAAGAATTCTCTAATGTGATAGAAATTCCAGCTGTAAAAAAGAGAATTGACTTCCTGTCAAATGTTCTGAAACATGCCAATTCTACGACTCCGAAAGAATATGTATCTTCTCTTTTATTATTCAGTATCCTGATTGAAAACGTATCGCTTTTCTCACAATTTGCGATCATCCTTTCTTTCACAAGATTCAAAGGATATATGAAGAACGTTTCCAATATCATCGCATGGACTTCCATTGATGAGCAGATTCACGCTAATGCAGGAATCTACCTGATCAACAAAATCCGTGAGGAACAACCGGAACTATTAACAGATTCAGATATTGAAGACATCTACACATTAGTAGATCAGTCGATCGAACTGGAAGGTGAGATCTTAGACTGGATCTTTGAACTGGGAGAATTAAGCGTTTTCTCTAAAGAAGATCTGTTAAACTTCATGAAATACCGTGTAGACGACAGCTTAAAGAAAATCGATATGGAAACCCGTTACAATGTTTCTCCTGAGCAATACCGTCCAATGAAATGGTTTGAAGAAGAGGTTTTCGCTAATTCTATGGATGATTTCTTTGCAAAAAGACCGGTAGATTATACAAAACACGACAAGAGTATTACAGCGAACGACTTGTTTTAA